In the genome of Merismopedia glauca CCAP 1448/3, the window CTTCTTTGTACAGGACTTCTACGAACATCTGCTGTTCGCAATCGTCTTCTGATGACATTTCCACTACCTCAACCTCTGAGCCATTCCACAAGGCTGGAAAAGGAAAATGAAGCTTCTTGTCCAGATAATAATACCAACCCATCGCTTGTTCTTCTGGAACATAAGCATCAACGATGATTTCTAGGTCAATTCGTTGCTCTCTATCTGAATCTTCGGCAACTGTGGTCATAACTGTTTAACTATCCAGCAGTGGCTCAAGTTGGTCAAAGAGATAATACACCAATCGCTTCTTAAAATCACCTCTTTTTGCCCTGTGTTTAGCTATCAATAATCTTGTCAACCGCAATCCACATCATCACTAACGGACTAGATCGTCCCACCTTGACCCGCATCCTGCTCAGCTATCTCCGTGCTTGGGGCTGCAATCCAGTCTACGTCGATGCCTCCACCATTGCCGTTGATGACTTTGCGGCTTGGGATTCTCTGCTGACCTTGCCTTGTTGCGTCCTGTCCATCTACGAGCCACATTATGTCCTGGAGTGGCTAGCTGAATCCCAAGTTAGCTTTTGCTGGTATCAGTTCATGTCTCCACAGCGACAGGAAATGGTGGATACTCTAGCTTACATGG includes:
- a CDS encoding calcium-binding protein translates to MTTVAEDSDREQRIDLEIIVDAYVPEEQAMGWYYYLDKKLHFPFPALWNGSEVEVVEMSSEDDCEQQMFVEVLYKEGEAEDIFSVPLSDIEVDEVDDEVDDETAEAIADWHYWLNRGNDFRS